The sequence TGGAGTGGCCCTGCCCTTAGCACTGCCCAGACTTCCTAAATGGACAAACTGGAATAATCCAGTGAGTGAATTTTGTTCTCAGCTGAAATGGTTAATGCTTTGTTTAAGCACTGAAATTGGGAGCTGTGGTTTTACCCCATCTAATACAACTGTCCGTGGCTCATCCCAAGTATAAATGTCTAATTGTTCCTCTGAATCCATCAACCTCTTGGTCTCAGTGCCAGCTTGTTTCAGGATGTGTTTTATGtggaataattttcttcttgcagaTGTAAATATGCTGCATTGagtttattgttctttttttgagaTAGATACTAAATGGGAACACCCAGTCTGTCTGCTTTATGTGACGGATCATTTAATATAATATCATTTTATTTGTCTCATTCTGAACTAAACTATCCTAATCTGAAGGGATTTCACTGAAAGGATGAAAAACTTCCcatattaaaatagttttgtggCTGTTTTATGCAGCATTTCTTCCTGAGATGTCATAAATagaactgaacacaatactCAGTAAATCATGTCATTGATTTGCTCACACAGAAAGTGTGCAATCTGCTGGTTCCCTTGCATATTCTGTTACACCATTTGCATGTCCTGCAGTTAGGAATTGGTGAGAACTTcttaaaagcttaaaataaaattgtgccATTTCTCTTTTGCCCGTGGTTTGGTAGGAAGAGCGAGTTTCCTTCACAGAAGTCATGATCAAAAAGCTGTGCCATTCACCCTGTACTCAGCTCCTGGCTGTACCAGTGCCTGGTTCAGAGGAACTTCAGGATTCTGTGTAGCTCAGCCACCTGGTTCCCAAATTTCTGCCCAGTTCTTGGCTCTGCACagtccagccctgctgtgctaTTGCtcataatttatcttttttttttaatatctcgggtttttttaaatgtctcacagtggggtttatttttaaacttaattcTTTCCAGTCTATATTTAATAACTCCTGAGGCTCTCCCAGGGGGATTGAGACCTCTGGAGGGTTcccagctggcagtgctgtATCCCCTGTGTTGGAGCTGCCTCTCACACTGGCAGTGATCCACCAGCTCTCTCCTGAGTTACCTGCCCTGACACCACAGCAGCTGTTTGGCTGCTTTTTAGTAACTTCTTTCCTATCCTTTCAAATACTGTTTTGTATTTCACTGTCCACGAGTTAATTGCTAAACTGCAATGGgtaattttttttggcagttgTGGGTTTTGCTGCATCAGCACAAAGGGGTTTGGAGGCAGAGGTTGCAGCAGTGCAAGGGAGAGGGGTTTAAATCAATAGAAAGTGCAGAATGGATGGACTTCCCCCCCTGCAGTGGGGATCcacactgctctgctccccaggctgtgctcagcagaaGGGTGACCACAGCTGGCACTGCCTTTCTGCCTACAGAACCACGTTTTTCAGGTAgtgctttttggtttgttgtgaGCACGTTCTGGAGAGTTTGGGTAAAGTTTGTTCTTCTGAATGTTTTCATGTTGcttaaaaaacaggaaaaaaagatcaaagGGCAGAACTGCAAGTGAGCCCAGGAAGGGTAAATCAAAGATAATTAGATTGCTCAAGGTATAGTCATACAGGTGCAATTTTGGTATACTGTGAGGGGCTTAATTCTCATAATTTTCCTTAAATAGAGTTGAGAGAAACTTTAATGCACTGGAATtgaggatattttttaaaaattattattattactgtgcTTTTTACTTCCAGCTGATGCACTTAACCTTAATTTGCTGCTGTGTTGTAAAGCCCTTTTTAGGAAGCAAAGTAAACAATTTGTAGTCTGGTTTATCTCactggggttttctttttaaaaagtaaaaaataaaaactaattttccatgtaaatataaaagtatTCCTAAAGAACATACTGTGCAGCATTGTTTGAATGATCATTataatatgaatatatatatatatatatatatatgtctggTCATTATAAATTTAAGTTGTGTTGATGCTAAATGGTgatttttccaaaaggaaaagaaatatttttggtagTTTTCTCCAGTTCAGAATGTCAAGGATTCTTATTATTGGGGCTCAGAAGAGTTCATATCCAAATACATGCCTTGACTGGCCTGCTGGGCCTCAACACCAGAGGGGAGAGTTTGTCCTTATTACTGCTTTGTGTGCTCCCAAAGTGATGGTGCAGAATCTGATCAGATTACCTGGGCAGATCCCGAGGatatttcttgccttttccttGCTCTGTGGCATTATCTCTTTGGGTTAGGTAAActgcaaagaaagcaaagaaatgcctgttttcttctgaagcaTCACAGATTGTCTAGCCCTAGGCAGGCTTTTGCTCCAGTTCGTTGGTCATTTCTATcttagggaggaaaaaaaaaacatgtttaaagAGTTTCCTTCACTTACTCAggattatgaaatatttatgtcaTTTAAACTCCctttaaatgagagaaaatacagCGTGACactttaaaactggaaaaaaaaccaaactatcTGCAACAAAATAgaactttttaaacaaaaatggtAATGCCCAGCATTTATGGAAATGCCCATCTGTGCTTTGCCAGTCACAGCTCTGGCTTGGTACAACAGTGAGCTGATATTTAGCAAATATCCTTCACTTTGGGAATAAAGTTGCAGCAGTCCATAGTGCTGCTTCCCATCCCTTAGTTTCACATGGGGTGAGTCCCATTCCTTGGCTCTCTGGGAGCGTTTCTATAGCCCATTGCCCCCCAGAGGGACCTGCGGGTGTGAATTGGGAGagtttcagctttaaaaaaaaaaaaaaatctcttttaatgTTTACAATTACCTTAAAATTTCAAAGATGCTGAAATCAGATACTGGCAAAGAGTCCCCATCCCTCCATTCCTGCCGTGTGAGGTTTGCACTGTGGTTGGTGACGATCAGGGACTGTCCAGGTGCCTGTAAGTGCTCCAGACAAACCACAAAGCCGTGGTCGTTTTGTGGCCTTTGGGCACTCCCATATAGGAAACCCAGGCTGGGTTCCCACTGCTGGTGTTTCCAGTCTGAGGAGGTGTCTGACAGTGGGGAGAGGTTTgtgggctgtgcaggagcaCTTCACTGGGCCGCTGCTGACAGAGGCTGATCAGGGCAGTTTATTCTGCAGcataaaaattgcattaaacTGTTCTCAGGGACAGCAGTGCTAAAGGTAAATGGCTTTTCCCTGGAGCAGAACAAACCAAAGGAAACCTGTCCCAGTACTTGGTGATCTCAGAAGAGCCCACAGAGTGCTCAGGAATATCACACACCGTCGTTTGGGGGGAGCTTTTTGGCGTTGCAGCCTCGTCTGAGAGGTGCTTTCGTTTCCATGTGCTCACTCACTGAGCAGGCCTGATTAATTAGTGCATGTCACCATCTGGTACTTACTGAGactattcatttttaaaatgttgaaattgTAGGGAATGTTGCACACCAATTAAGTACCTTTTAATTGGATTATTTTAGTATAAAGTATTACTGGAGAAGGCCTTCATTGTGATTCAGGCAGCACACGTCCAAAGGAGACCTGACAGCCTGAAATTACTTAGAACAAAGGGAAAATGCCTGAAATGTATGTTTGTTATTATGTTCATGCACTCAGCAAAGATGATGTCAACAAATAAGAGCCACAGAAATGCTTCTGCATTGCTGTGCCAGGTTCAGTTTCCTGACACAAGGGTATCTCAGCTGATCCCTGCTTCATCTTTGCACTGCAGCTCCAAATCTGTCATCTCCCTCTGACCTGGAAAGTGAGATATGCTTTTATGTTCCTGTCTGTTTGAGATCAACTCAACAgggccaggctgagccctgctgTGTGCAGTTGTGTACCTGCTGAAACGAGGAGCATTAGTCTCATTTACACACAGAACAAGTTGGCCTTTAAAGCTGATAAATTGTCTGTGCTGACTCAACCATTTGGTGAATGAATGAAGTGTCACAATCTGCTGTTGGGAGCAGAACTTGTCTGTCTGTACTTGTTCCTGACACTGACTCACTTGGTGAATTTTAGTTCTTCAACGTCACTGCACTGCAGTGCTTCCCTGTATAACTTGTGAAGAGTTCTGTTTATCAACTTACATAAAACACTGAGATACAAGGGTGAAATGCTCCCTGTTGATATTATGTGTTTGCTATTAATACTTTCTTTAGAAGTGCAATGTTGGTTTTTAATATAACATCTGTGTTTGTTATTGCCTTGATTTTGCGGAGATTGTCTTCAAATAAGTTTTGTCATCTGAAATACTCATTGCAGAAgagccaggagctctgcagagtgCACATTCCCATTCCATTGGTTCACAGGCTGCCATGGAAGCGGGAAAGTTATGGAAGAAAAGATACCTGATCAGTAGCAGCTGAAGAGATCTGAGGTGTGAGTGCCTGGATCTCTTGTtgacttgctttgttttggagaGTAGCGTAGGAATCCAGCCATGAACAGTGTCAGGGTGATTGTTTCCATGTGTCTGTGTACATTTTCATTCCCTTCGATGGCCTCTGCTGCCCCCTGCCAAGCTGCAGCTGCCGGTGACAGCCATGGAAGCAACAGCCTGCTGAAAGAAGATTTCATTTCTGTTATCACTCCTAATCACTCTCACCATAATTATCACTCATAATAGGGAATCTGcagatgaaaaagcaaatgtattATCTTTAAAGAGataggaaagcagcagaaagattGCTTTTAGTTGTACACAAAGGAAGAAACTGTCTCAGTTTGTTTTAGCATGCACGTGCTTGTTTTGACTTATAAAGGTCACTATGGATTTGATTTGAAATAGCGTAGGAGTGCTGCTGATTTCCAAGTACAAAAGTAGCACAATGTTTGaattgttttggttgttttcttaaGATCCATTTCCTCTGGTTGGAAGGTgcctgtttcctctctgctgcagctgcaggcagtgtCAGGGCACGCGGCAGGAACTGCTCGTCCTGCGGGTGCCTGAGCCAGTTGGAAACCCAGCTGGACTTCACAGACCCAGGAACTCAGTGGCTCTTCTGTCTCAGACTGTGTCACAAATCATCTTGGGCATCATGGCTGTGTTTAAACCAGTTCTGTTGGCTGTTGGAGAGCAAAAGATCTGAAATACCTACGCATGGCTTGTGTATTTTCCGTGTACCAGTCACACCTCTGCATTCCCACAGTCCCCAGGTAcctgactgtgagggtggcactgctgggacgTGGGGTGAATGTTTGCACAGAGCTGTCACCCTGCTGGAGTTGTTATTCCCACTGGAGTGCTGTGGTTCTGCTGAGGTTCCTGCAGTTCCCATTCACGTGTTGGGTGTAGCTCTCCCTTGGCTTAGAGGAAAACTGCTCAGCATCCGTGTGTCTGAGGGAGTGAGAGGGAACAGCgtcacagcacagccagtggTACCACAAATGTGCAGCAGAGAGTTTTCCCATTGCTACCCTGGCTTTCCTTAGCCTGGAACACCATGAAGCTCTCTGACTTTTGATGGGATTCCAGAGCAAGTGCAGCTTATGcaatttcagagaaataataTCACAGGGTGAAATCTtaaagcacacacacatgcacaaagcCTGTTGTTTAAATTGTTTGTTTAGAGCTTTTATGTAATGGAGAactatattttcaaaaaaaaaccatttagTTTAGATTCCCATTAATGTAACTTTACTCCTTTTATTTGTTAAACACATGAAAGGAAGGAGCTAACCAGAGTATAAAATTGTAGTATGTGTGCTCTCTCTCTGGTTTTAGGGGAATTATTTCTTAATGTAATTTGTCTGCTTACAATATATGGGCTTGCAAAGTGTTGAAGCAACAAATCTTGAGAGAGAGATCGAAAAACATACAAAGGCATTTTACTCTGTATCATATAAAATAAAGGCAGATCTCAGCCTGGCAGGCTTTCTATCTCTTAGGTCATACAGAGAAAGCTTTTGGCACCGACTTTTTGGCAAAAAGCTTTGTCTGGAAACATATTTAGTCAGCATATGAAATATGATAGCCCTGGTAGCACGGCTGTGTCTGAAGACACTAATAGAGTTAGGCTTCAGCCCCATCTGCTGTTGGATCGGGATGGCTCTGTTGGTTTGccagcacaggacagccccTTGCCAAAACCCAGAGCAGGACGTGAGGAGACTGACAAATCCCTGCTCGTGTCAGCTCTGCTAATGAGGCTGTTGTTTGCCACGCTGATGAAAGCCAGTTGTGCCTGTGGTGAATTCCAGCACAGCTGTCCATGGAGAGCTGCATCTGGGGCCGCAGGGGTTTATCAATGCCCTTTCAGTGCACCTGGGGGAGCAGCAAGGATATTTCCTCCTGAAGGTCTGTGAGAATAGAAGATTATTGATTTCCAGTGCCTGTGTTTACAGAAGTAGCAGTGGACGTACAGATTCTTTCACCTCAGTAAAATCTCTCCAATAATTTGAGTTATGCAACAGTGACGAAGAGAACAGACTTGCGGATTTGGCTCAGGAGGCTTAAAATCTTCAGGCATTAATTCATGAAACTCTCAAATCCTGCATGCTCCAATGTCTATAAAGCACAGCAGATTCGTGTTTGATTTTTACTTAGGGCTGAtcatttcaggaaataaaaagattcactttgaaagagattttcagttcttcttCAGTTGTTATTTCTGGAGGGGTCAGGTAGAAAAGCTACATGTGAAACAAATCAGGGACTAAAAATCCATAGCTTTGTTTTAAGGATATCAGAATGGTTTATGGCCACTGTGGtaagcaaaaggagaaaaaacagtgactTTCTAGAAAGATTTCCACAGTATTTTTATCTGACTTTTCCAGGACATCAGTCCAGCCTGTCCCTTCAGCCAAAATACCTCTCCAGTTATCATTTGACTCTGATGAAAGAAGTGCTAAAATGGCAGAGTCTGGAATTGCTTGAACATATTTTCTCACTTAAGCTGAGCTTTTTCACATTCAAAGCTAAAACAAATTATCTCAGTTGCATTTAGGAGAGTAAACATGCTCTTAGTTTTCTGTCTCATGTTTTAAGTAGTTCTGGTGAAAGCAATGTGCACTAATCTTCGGGTTTATATCCTCctcctgcatttttttattgGACAAAATTAAAGGTCAATGGTCCTGAACTAGTCAAGAGAATTACTCTAAAGTCTCAGTCATtgccatttctctctctctgtctctctttctctgctttcagtaaCACGGGGCTTAGCTGCCAAAGTTTTAGTTCTTTATGTATGAGAAGAATGATATTTGCAACTTGCTTTTACATTTCAGTAACATGGTTTCATAAATTTATGTAACAAGAGAGAAGCATCAGCAAAAGGCTCCTTCCAAGTTGTCCATAGTGTAGGAAATATAAGTATAATGATCAAGCAGATTTTTCCCTGTTCTCATCCTCATTGTCTTTTGTATTCCAGCATGATCAGTGCTCGAAGGAGTGGCCATACTACGTGAGCAGAGTGGAAACATATGGATGAAATGCTTACCATGCACTGAGCAGCAGGGCACCAAGCACAGAGCTCCGGGAAAATGTCTGCTTGCAACACTTTCACTGAGCACGTCTGGAAACCCGGTGAATGTAAGAACTGCTTCAAGCCCAAAAGCTTGCACCAGTTACCCCCCGTGTCAGAAAAGAAGCCCCTCTCCCATGGAAATCTGAAACCCAATGCAAACCAAAGCAACAGCCAGCGGGGGAGGAACAGCGGGAACTTCCGACCGCCCGTGGCCAAGAAACCCACCATAGCTGTGAAACCCACCATGATGGTGGTGGATGGGCAGGGGGTGTGTGCCGAGATCAGcacgctggagcagggggagaacAAGCCCCTGCCCGCGGGGTGGAACCGAAACAAAGCGGCCTTGAACAAAAAACCACTGAACAACAACAACGAAGAGGAAATCGAAGGTTACAGCCACGTCTCCAGGCCTTACGGCAACAGCGAGGGGCTGGGGAAGATAccaaataacaataataacgGACTGACAGAAGTTTTGAAGGAGATTGCAGGTTTGGACACCACACCTCAGCTCACCGGCAATGAAACGAACTCAAGAGAAACCTTCTTGGGAAGGATAAATAATTGCTATAAAAGGTCATTAGAAAGAAAGATCCCTCCGAGCTGCATGGTGGGTGGAATgaaggattcacagagtaaGCACGTTATTCTGAGTGGAAGCACTGAAGTAATAAGTAATGAAGGTGGACGTTTCTGTTATCCAGAGTTCTCTAGCGGAGATGAGAGTGAGGATGACACGTTTTTTGGCAGCATGCAGGAAGAGCATGAGAGCTGGGACGAGAGTGATGAAGAGTTGCTAGCGATGGAAATTCGCATGAGGGGCCAGCCCCGCTTTGCCAACTTCAGAGCTAACACCCTGTCTCCTGTGCCGTTCTGTGTGGACAAAAAATGGAACACTGTGCCCCTTCGGAACAAGTCTCTGCAGCGGATCTGTGCAGTAGATTATGACGACAGTTATGATGAAATTTTAAACGGTTATGGGGAAGAGACTGTGATTCTCTACGGGCAAGAGAGCATGCAGAGCATGGTGTCGTCTGATTCGACGTCTCCTGATTCTTCTCTGACAGAAGAGTCTCGTTCCGGAACAACGAGCAGTTCTTCACAGAAGCTCTGTAATGGAGGGTTGTCTCCCAGCACTCCTCAGGACCTCAAATTGATTGAACCGGAATATGAAAGTCTTTGTGACGATCAGCAAGTGAAGGATGTGTCAAAAGCGCCCAGAAATGCTCCAAAAAGTCTAGAAACTCACAAGGCAGTCCTTGCTCTTCGACTGGAGGAGAAGGATGGCAAAATTGCTGTGCAGACTGATAAGCAAGAGAATAAAAGTTCTTCAGATGTTGCTGGTCAAGCAGTAACTATTAATTTGGTGCCCGTGGAGGAGCAAGCTAAACCTTACAGGGTGGTGAACATGGAACAGCCAGTCTGCAAGCCATATACTGTAGTGGATGTATCAGCTGCCATGACCAATGAATGTAAGGAGAATCAGACTGAAACCTCAGAAACCAAAAATGCATCCTCTAACCCAAGCTCACCAGTAACTCCAGGCACACCTGTTGCATCCTCCGCAGCATCACCTGTACGTGTAAATGCTAACCTGAAAAAATCCAGTGCAATCAGATACCAGGAAGTGTGGACTTCTAGTACTAGTCCAAGACAGAAGATACCTAAGGTGGAGCTGATTGCAAACAGCTCAGGACCTTCCGTTCCTCCCAGGAAGACAAGCCACAAGTCAGCTCCTACTTCACCTACAGCTACAAACATTTCTTCAAAAACTATCCCGGTCAAGTCTCCCAATTTATCTGAGATAAAATTCAACAGCTACAACAATGCTGGCATGCCACCTTTTCCCATTATCATTCATGATGAGCCCACTTATGCCAAGAGTTCCAAAAATGCTATTAAAGTTCCTATTGTAATCAATCCGAATGCTTATGATAACCTGGCTATCTATAAAAGTTTTCTAGGGACCAGCGGGGAGCTGTCCATCAAAGATAAAACTACCAGTGTGATAAGCCATACCTATGAggaaatagaaacagaaagtaCAATAACTGAAGCCATAGGCAGTAAACCCGCTGAGTTGTCCCAACCAAAGGGGGTGACGAATAGCTCTGAGTGCAGACTGGGTTCTGTGGCTCAAAAGGTCCAAGAGTTCAACAGCTGTCTCAGTAAAAGTCAGATATCCCCACAGAGAAGTCACAGTGCTGACCACAGCTCCCCATCAAAAGCTCAAAAGGCAACACAAGAGCCTGCAGCAAAAACAGACGTAACGCCAGAGGGTTCTGttggcagcagtggtggcagagAGAATGCAAGCACGGTGCTCTCACAGATTGTGGCTTCTATCCAGCCTCCACAATCTCCTCCAGAAACACCTCAGTCTGGACCCAAGTCCTGTAGTGTACAAGAACTGTATTCCTTACCTCCGGAGGGAGACACTCCTAAAAACACCCTGGTACGACCCAAATCTCTGTTTACGTCACAGCCTGACATAGAGTCCTCCAAGATGGGGGAAAACACTGCTGGGAAAGTGCCGAAAGATCCGCTGTCCCAGCTGGCTGCCACCCCCTCTCCAAAGCCAGCGCGAGCCACCCCGAATGCCACGAgtccccaggcagagcaggcacCGCCGTTCCCGCCCCCACGCTCCACCTCCTCGCCCTACCACGCCAGTAACTTGCTGCAAAGACATTTCAGCAACTGGACCAAGCCCACCAGCCCCACCAGGTCCACGGAGGCCGAGTCGATCCTGCACTCGGAGGGGCGTCGCGCCGACGCGAAACCCAAACGCTGGATATCGTTCAAGAGCTTCTTCCGCCGCAGGAAACCCGACGATGAGGAAgacaaagagaaggagagagagagagggaagctGGTGGGTCTGGATGGAACTGTCATCCATatgctcccccctccccccgtTCAGCGGCATCACTGGTTCAGCGAGGCCAAGTCGGACTCCAGCGAGAAGCCCTCCATCGTTTTCATGTACCGGTGTGAGCCGGCGCCGGCCGAGCCGAAGGCTGACCTCCCACCCAAGGGGGGAGTGGAGTCTGCCATCGCAGAGGCACTGGCAAAAGACAAAGGAGAAGCGCAGGAGAAGCCTCCCGAGAGCTCTGAGCAGAACCCAGCGAGCCATTCCTCACCACCTCAGATTCCCAAGAAAATCCCCAGGTACTCGGCTCAGCTCTTGTAGTCACTTACTCAGTTATGAACTGTCCCGTATTTACTGCTGAAAAGGGGGGAACTGAGGAGTTTTGTTACATGAAGTgtaattttttcaaagtatattTGTTTTAGGTAACTTAGAACACGTTTTAAAAATCTCTCCATTATGTTGGATATCAGaaaagttcttaaaaattttttagAAGCGGTAGCTGATATTTGCAGTTTGTCTTGGAGGTTCACTAATGTGTCACAGTAGCCATGTTCCATTGAATCAGATCCATTCTCATGAATTTTTACTTTAGGAAAGTGCTTGTATGTTATGGGAAACCAGAGAATTTCTCTGCAGAAGGAGAAGGCAACTATTTGAAAAGtacaacagaaattaaaaatctgtggCTCTTGAAAGGTGCAGTGCTCAGCTTGATGCTGTGCACTGCAACATCACTGCAGCAGCCCAAAATAAACCATGGAAAAAGTTAGAGTACCTATAAAATAATCTTACCTCTGTCTTGTAAGGCCTTTAGCAGTGGACATGCTTTGTCCCCCAGCAGGATTAGATGCAGTAGAGCTGGTCACAGCATCATTTGCAGTCAGTCACATGGGCACAGTGTGCATTTCCCTGAGTGCTGACCACAGCTGGGGATCTCTTAGAATATGTCTTCCAATGTTATTACACAAACCAATCCTGAGGTACCTTCAAACTTGCATTATCTAATTCATTATAGCAATAACCTAATGgtaggaaattaaaaatgttgtaAAGTGTGAGCTATGGGTGAGCCCCAGAAAATGCATCATGGCAGTGctctttggttttcttcctccatATTTTGTATAAGAAAGCTGCAGTGTTTTTTAGTTAAGATAGTTTTAAAGTTGACTTAAGCTAACAGAAATCACTGGGTGAGCAGTTAGAGTTTACCATAAACAGATTGCCACTTGTCCTAAAGTAAAATaacttggttttctttctccacCCTCTATACAAGAAAATTGCTAGCAACCCTTGGTCAGAGTGCAGTCTCTCTAGACTTGCCCTAAATTAAATGGGGAGAAGTAGGCAGCTTTAGGGCAAGTTAAAGAATTGGAGGAGTTTGTGCTCTCGACCCCCTTTACAGGAACCCATTTTTTTCCCGTGTATCCAGGGGAACCTGGAGAAAGTGAGGTTGATTTTGATTGCATTGCCATCAGGAGATTCTcttgctcccagctccccagtgccccctctTGTACTGCCAAGACAGTCCATGTGGTCACCTGTGCTGAACCAGACTGGGGAAGGGATCCAAGAGGGAAATGACTTTGCAGGCATTTTTCAGCCAGATCAACTCCCTGGTGtgccagggacaggcagggaggagcagctgcttctGCCAGTGGTGAGAGGGCAGGAAGAGTTCCTGATTCTTGCACTGCCCTGGAGGTGGTGCTGTTGGAATGTGTGATATTCTTGCCCTGTGACTGGAGCACTTTCTGCCCTCCCTTTTGAAGGCAATTTGCCACTGCTCTGTCTGATTCACTTACTCCAAAAAGTACGTTTGCTCTTTAGTTTTCTGCAAGTTACAATGATACTGGTTAAAGCCACGTCTCTAAGTTTCTCCTGGTGAAAATGGGAGTCTCCCAAATGTTAGAACTGGAATTTCTCCTTTCTGACAATATTGTCCTATTGTTTCTacacatttcaaaggaaatacaCTGAGATGCTCAGAAATACATTGTGGGAGCTCTGGACAGTCAGTAGCTTCATCCTTTAGTTTTTA is a genomic window of Chiroxiphia lanceolata isolate bChiLan1 chromosome 12, bChiLan1.pri, whole genome shotgun sequence containing:
- the PEAK1 gene encoding inactive tyrosine-protein kinase PEAK1 isoform X2 produces the protein MSACNTFTEHVWKPGECKNCFKPKSLHQLPPVSEKKPLSHGNLKPNANQSNSQRGRNSGNFRPPVAKKPTIAVKPTMMVVDGQGVCAEISTLEQGENKPLPAGWNRNKAALNKKPLNNNNEEEIEGYSHVSRPYGNSEGLGKIPNNNNNGLTEVLKEIAGLDTTPQLTGNETNSRETFLGRINNCYKRSLERKIPPSCMVGGMKDSQSKHVILSGSTEVISNEGGRFCYPEFSSGDESEDDTFFGSMQEEHESWDESDEELLAMEIRMRGQPRFANFRANTLSPVPFCVDKKWNTVPLRNKSLQRICAVDYDDSYDEILNGYGEETVILYGQESMQSMVSSDSTSPDSSLTEESRSGTTSSSSQKLCNGGLSPSTPQDLKLIEPEYESLCDDQQVKDVSKAPRNAPKSLETHKAVLALRLEEKDGKIAVQTDKQENKSSSDVAGQAVTINLVPVEEQAKPYRVVNMEQPVCKPYTVVDVSAAMTNECKENQTETSETKNASSNPSSPVTPGTPVASSAASPVRVNANLKKSSAIRYQEVWTSSTSPRQKIPKVELIANSSGPSVPPRKTSHKSAPTSPTATNISSKTIPVKSPNLSEIKFNSYNNAGMPPFPIIIHDEPTYAKSSKNAIKVPIVINPNAYDNLAIYKSFLGTSGELSIKDKTTSVISHTYEEIETESTITEAIGSKPAELSQPKGVTNSSECRLGSVAQKVQEFNSCLSKSQISPQRSHSADHSSPSKAQKATQEPAAKTDVTPEGSVGSSGGRENASTVLSQIVASIQPPQSPPETPQSGPKSCSVQELYSLPPEGDTPKNTLVRPKSLFTSQPDIESSKMGENTAGKVPKDPLSQLAATPSPKPARATPNATSPQAEQAPPFPPPRSTSSPYHASNLLQRHFSNWTKPTSPTRSTEAESILHSEGRRADAKPKRWISFKSFFRRRKPDDEEDKEKERERGKLVGLDGTVIHMLPPPPVQRHHWFSEAKSDSSEKPSIVFMYRCEPAPAEPKADLPPKGGVESAIAEALAKDKGEAQEKPPESSEQNPASHSSPPQIPKKIPSQVPDDTTLEDLSPRVPRAVFVKQDNGGSASVIPVSSARPPQGEEEKEEAPHSPNLNTCSATYSNLGQSRATMIPPKQPRQPKGALDDAIAFGGLVDQETVNNLQPTPPPLPKKTILRANTEPTPRDLQKQALENNLCIMANPTYDIDTNWEASSACSSVSLELKVLDTESGDSLDRPTEKLRATTSATNSVSSLTTISIKDRCSNSMESLTGRHLSQARQGRGVQKPQRQALYRGIENREEVVGKIRGLHADSLKKLALKCEDLFMAGQKDQLRFGVDSWSDFRLTSDKPCCEAGDAVYYPASYAKDPLNNYAVKICKSKAKESQQYYHSLSIRQSLAINFNIQQDCGHFLAEVPVRLLPWEDDDAPDVEEEEDREEEEKEPEQKNRDTASSAEAAAREGSSRPGTMSRPRSRVVVITREVPHLTVADFVRESEPRHAKSPDLYERQVCLLLLQLCLGLEHLKPYHITHCDLRLENLLLVHSRPGGSPLSPESMEHGPNTACPARLIVSNFSQAKQKSHMVDPEVLRDQSRLAPEIITATQYKKCDEFQTGILIYEMLHLPNPFDENPELKEKEYTRADLPKIPCRSLYSQGLQQLASCLLNPNPSERILISEAKGILQCLLWGPREDLFHALSTSSNPSRRDAILQNWLDIKRTLLMIKFAEKSLERDCGIILEDWLCCQYLAFATTDSLHRIVRIMKQH